The Humulus lupulus chromosome 3, drHumLupu1.1, whole genome shotgun sequence genome window below encodes:
- the LOC133822998 gene encoding cytochrome P450 CYP749A22-like, with protein sequence MRGVSDLNVLILGFIFLCLSLALIKILHMLWWAPMRVKYLMGLQGVKGPPYRFIHGSTKEIMSMQKEAMAKPLGLSNNIYPKLLPHVHCWTNLYGKNYLQWYGKQPQLAVTEPELIKEILSDRQRLYPKNKPQLFVKKLLGDGLASSQGEKWAKMRKIANHAFQTESLKGMIPAMISSAETMLERWKCHEGKEVEVYEDFRLLTAEVISRTAFGSSYLEGKNVFEMLVKLTAITSRNLVKQRFPGLSMFFKTHDQIESEKLEKGIRDSILKIIKKREESIMNREEDGFGSDFLGVLLKAHHDANINQRISVDDMVDECKTFYFAGQETTNTLLGWSVFLLAVHTDWQEKARNEVLEIFGKQNPNADGITELKSMGLIINETLRLYSPVVVMSRKVESEVKLGKLNLPANTVLYIPILALHHDPEIWGDDVHLFKPERFSQGVSKATKDNMAAFLPFGMGPRTCLGFNFAINEAKIVLAMILQRYSFTLSPAYVHSPVQILTTRPQHGIQVILQPL encoded by the exons atgagaggGGTGAGTGATCTAAATGTCCTTATTTTAGGCTTTATTTTCTTGTGTCTTTCCTTAGCTCTAATCAAGATCTTGCACATGCTATGGTGGGCTCCAATGAGGGTAAAATATTTGATGGGTTTACAAGGAGTGAAAGGTCCTCCTTATAGATTCATCCATGGAAGCACCAAAGAGATTATGAGCATGCAAAAAGAAGCCATGGCCAAACCTTTGGGTTTATCCAATAACATATACCCTAAACTTCTGCCTCACGTTCACTGTTGGACCAACTTATATG GAAAGAATTATCTTCAGTGGTATGGTAAGCAACCTCAATTAGCTGTTACTGAACCAGAGTTGATCAAAGAAATACTGAGTGATAGACAAAGACTCTATCCAAAAAACAAGCCTCAACTGTTTGTCAAGAAGCTATTGGGTGATGGTCTTGCCTCATCTCAAGGTGAGAAGTGGGCGAAAATGCGGAAAATCGCCAATCATGCCTTCCAAACAGAGAGCTTGAAA GGTATGATTCCTGCGATGATTTCCAGTGCTGAAACCATGTTAGAAAGATGGAAATGTCATGAAGGTAAAGAGGTTGAAGTGTACGAGGACTTTAGATTGTTGACTGCAGAAGTCATTTCCAGGACAGCTTTTGGGAGCAGTTACTTGGAAGGGAAGAACGTATTTGAGATGTTAGTGAAGTTAACCGCTATAACTTCCAGAAACTTAGTCAAACAAAGGTTTCCTGGTTTAAG TATGTTTTTTAAAACTCATGATCAGATAGAATCAGAGAAGCTCGAAAAAGGAATACGGGACTCCATATTAAAGATAATTAAGAAAAGGGAAGAGAGTATAATGAATAGAGAAGAAGATGGCTTTGGCAGTGATTTTCTTGGAGTACTACTGAAGGCTCATCACGATGCCAACATAAACCAGAGGATTTCAGTAGATGATATGGTGGATGAATGCAAGACGTTTTATTTTGCTGGGCAGGAAACAACTAATACATTACTTGGGTGGTCTGTATTTCTTCTGGCAGTACATACAGATTGGCAAGAGAAAGCAAGAAATGAGGTGCTTGAAATATTCGGGAAACAAAATCCAAATGCAGATGGCATAACAGAACTTAAATCT ATGGGCTTGATCATCAATGAGACCCTACGGTTATATTCACCAGTAGTTGTAATGTCAAGAAAAGTTGAAAGCGAAGTGAAATTAGGAAAGCTCAACCTTCCAGCAAATACAGTTTTGTACATACCAATCCTAGCACTACACCATGATCCTGAAATCTGGGGAGATGATGTTCATCTTTTCAAACCAGAGAGATTCTCTCAGGGAGTTTCTAAAGCTACAAAAGACAACATGGCTGCTTTCCTTCCCTTTGGAATGGGACCTCGAACTTGTTTAGGCTTTAATTTTGCCATCAATGAAGCAAAGATAGTTTTGGCAATGATTCTGCAACGCTATAGCTTCACCTTGTCCCCGGCGTATGTCCATTCGCCAGTTCAGATTCTCACAACTCGCCCACAGCATGGAATTCAAGTGATCCTACAGCCGCTTTGA
- the LOC133823000 gene encoding protein MOR1-like yields the protein MLPELFNHQDKNVRASSKGLTLELCRWIGKDPVKSILFEKMRDTMKKELEAELVNVTGAARLCRKIRSEQDKEPEKEVVSKVVGAGPSEESTSDAPQEIDEYELVDLVDILAPLEKSRFWDGVKATKWSERKEAVAELTKLASTKRIALGDFSEICRTLKKLITDVNIAVALEAIQAIGNLARGLRTNFSASSRFLLPVLLEKLKEKKSASTEALNQSLQVMHTVGCLSLADIVEDIKTAVKNKVPLVRSSTLNWVTFCIETSNKGVILKVHKDYVPILMELGKRGLGSRRQCIWRCCYIS from the exons ATGTTGCCTGAGCTATTTAACCATCAAGATAAAAATGTTCGTGCATCTTCTAAAGGACTTACTCTTGAGCTTTGTCGATGGATTGGAAAGGACCCTGTAAAATCAATATTATTTGAGAAAATGAGGGATACAATG aaaaaagaatTGGAAGCCGAGCTGGTGAATGTAACAGGGGCAGCTAGGCTATGTCGCAAAATAAG GTCTGAGCAAGATAAGGAGCCAGAAAAGGAGGTTGTATCTAAAGTTGTGGGTGCTGGCCCATCTGAGGAATCTACATCTGATG CTCCTCAGGAAATAGATGAGTATGAGCTCGTTGATCTTGTTGATATATTGGCTCCTTTGGAGAAGTCTAGATTTTGGGATGGAGTG AAAGCAACCAAGTGGTCAGAACGGAAAGAGGCTGTTGCAGAGCTAACCAAGCTTGCTTCAACAAAAAGAATAGCACTCGGTGATTTCTCAGAAATCTGTCGGACACTAAAAAAG CTCATAACAGATGTTAATATCGCTGTTGCACTCGAGGCAATTCAAGCTATTGGCAATCTTGCTCGGGGTTTAAGAACTAATTTCTCTGCAAGTTCACGCTTCCTATTGCCAGTTTTGCTG gaaaAATTGAAAGAGAAAAAATCTGCCTCTACTGAGGCACTAAATCAAAGTCTTCAGGTAATGCATACAGTTGGGTGCTTAAGTCTAGCTGACATTGTGGAAG ATATTAAGACAGCTGTAAAAAATAAAGTTCCTCTTGTACGGTCATCAACTCTTAACTGGGTAACATTCTGTATTGAAACAAGTAACAAGGGTGTTATTTTAAAGGTGCACAAGGACTATGTGCCTATCCTTATGGAG TTGGGTAAGCGGGGTCTTGGATCCAGAAGGCAGTGCATCTGGAGATGTTGTTACATCAGTTAA